The following proteins are encoded in a genomic region of Sorangiineae bacterium MSr12523:
- a CDS encoding alpha/beta hydrolase, translating into MLVQRMWLALSLVLLATVAGCGSSDDDGPPNADPGAATAKYASVNGMQMYYEERGQGAPLVVLNGGLCTIASCVGPLLPTWAKTRRVIAVEQQGHGHTNDIDRPLTYDHMAEDVVVLLERLGIAKADFFGYSDGGIVALRLGIRHPNLIRRMVTLSAYHDSRGLEPGLIEQMEQLTPEAVPPSMKEDYAKVAPDPSKWPVLVEKVKRLGIDFQGFPDAEVRTIPVPVLIVMGDHDIMTTQYGEELSRLLPNAQLVVLPGADHFSIATHAETILSKSTAFLDAP; encoded by the coding sequence ATGCTCGTGCAAAGAATGTGGTTGGCCCTGAGCTTGGTGCTGCTGGCAACTGTCGCGGGATGTGGCTCGAGCGATGACGACGGCCCGCCGAACGCGGATCCGGGCGCGGCGACTGCGAAATACGCCTCCGTAAACGGTATGCAGATGTACTACGAGGAGCGCGGCCAGGGCGCGCCCCTGGTGGTGCTCAATGGCGGGCTTTGCACGATTGCGTCGTGCGTGGGACCGCTCCTGCCCACCTGGGCGAAAACGCGGCGGGTCATCGCCGTCGAGCAACAGGGCCATGGGCACACGAACGACATCGACCGGCCGCTGACCTACGACCACATGGCGGAAGACGTCGTCGTGTTGCTCGAGCGACTCGGGATCGCGAAGGCGGACTTCTTCGGCTACAGCGACGGCGGCATCGTGGCCCTGCGGCTTGGCATTCGCCATCCCAATTTGATCCGCCGCATGGTGACCCTTTCGGCGTACCACGATAGCCGCGGCCTCGAGCCGGGGTTGATCGAGCAGATGGAGCAACTCACCCCGGAGGCCGTGCCGCCGTCGATGAAAGAGGACTACGCGAAGGTCGCGCCCGATCCGAGCAAGTGGCCCGTCCTCGTCGAAAAGGTGAAGAGGCTGGGCATCGACTTTCAAGGCTTTCCCGACGCGGAGGTGCGCACCATTCCGGTGCCCGTGCTCATCGTCATGGGCGATCACGACATCATGACCACCCAGTACGGTGAGGAGTTGTCGCGTCTCTTACCGAACGCGCAACTCGTGGTGCTGCCCGGTGCCGATCATTTCAGCATTGCCACCCACGCGGAGACCATTCTTTCGAAGAGCACGGCCTTTCTCGATGCGCCATAG